The sequence tcaactagacagttagactcaatctagagaaaagtatatcaaagagttttatatctctttctctcaattcaatctgcaatcagcaaataggaatttgcgagcccgattgaatataagagaaataacttgaattgtaccaaagaccaatgatcaaggatcaatcagtttcaatcaacaaccaaaggttggatttaccaattgatcgattcaactcacaacctgtgatatttcaattatataacaaaatataatgcggaaaagaaataacatagacaccagaattttgttaacgagaaaaactgcaaatgctgaaaaaccccgggacctagtccagatttgaacatcacactgtattaatcctctacagacactagcctactaccaatgaacttcagactggaatgtagttgaaccctaatcaatctcacaatgattcaaggtacagtcgtgctcgttacgtctctgatcccagcaggatactacacacttgattcccttaactgatctcacccacaaccaagatttgctacgacccaaagtcgaagacttgataaacaaatctgtctcacacagaaaagtctattggaataaataaatctgtctcccacagaaacacctacaaattttgttccgtcttttgataaatcaaggtgcacatgaactaattgataaaccggacttatattttcgaagaacagcctagtattatcaatcgcctcacaataatcttaatcgtatggtagcgaaacaagatattgtggaatcacaaacgatgagacgaagatgtttgtgactgcttttaatcttacctatcagagatataatctcgagcaaatcttagagaagatagtactcaagtacgatagaagaagtaagatcagaacacacaactatagagaaaatagttgggtcttgcttcacaatcccaatgaagtctttgagtcgttaacttacagggtttcgtgaaaaacctaaggttaaatgagaatcgactctagcttatacaactagtatcacacaggaggtgtggggattaggtgtcccagttgctagagttctcctttatatagttttaaaatcagggtttgcaatctaagttaccttggtaacaaagcattcaatattcaccgttagatgaaaacctgattagatttaagctaatatctttcaaccgttagatcgaacttagtttgttatacacaaatgaaatgtaccctcatttaggtttgagtaaccatacctaaacgtgtacaccatgttggctcaacggtagttaaccaaggttagctatatgaacactctcatatcaaccttattcatcttaaccataactagttcaaatgactcaaatgaaactagttaaagagttgttcaattgttatatagaagtatacaagaaaacaattgaagcaacatcggtttgattcactcgaatcaattcatgaacattatagccacggtttgcaaagaatgcattccttaatatataaatgtaataTTTCATGatccaaccgattttagaactttaaccactcaagtatgtatacgggtacgcatacctaagtagccggtatgggtttgggttcgccagtatgtaaacgggtacgcatacttaagtacacttccaaatcccagtagaaattcccggacctataccttacgcaagtacacgtaccggtatgtgtacttggtacacggaatttcacaacttcaagcacgtatacgggtatgcatactttagttacggtcatggatcacatacatgcaagaatgcacactatgtttataatccaatgatggttaagtattctaaactctatttcaaccattgaaactttcttagaggatgacaatagacgttttcacacactattatcatcaaagcaatttttaagttattgaaataatcataacgaaacattccaagtctataccaaatgattgtatcacacaaaccatgtaaaatgttactcggtgattttcacatgatcatcttttgactttcgtcaacaatataagatgaacttggttgaagcgaaagcttaccaacacatattccgagaaatatgtaggcgagttaaactcagctcgaaatctcaaatgtgtataatcgacaactatatagtaatacgacttttgtctcaatgtaggagatagagtagaaatagactttccaagtgatagatgagttctagtctccacatatcttttgttgatgaagttccacaagctctccttagaagttcttcgttttcaattgatgaacgtcgtgaagtataatgctcaactacacaatttatcctagtccgagacatcactataagtagattagaaatcaagacttatattttttatcactaacattgacaaggagatatcaacgcttgcgagttcgaccgagcagtgctctaacagtttgaaGAACATGTTATGTTTGGTTTGAGCTACTTTAGGAAGACGGTTATCTGTAAGATGTTTAAGACAATAGATGTTGATGTTCTTAATTTGGATTTTTCTATGAATGTGAATTTTTAAACTAGAATGACTAGAGAttttgagaaaaaagaaaaaattagtaTGCAAGTGTATGTTGAAATGCTCAAAACAATGAATACTAGTCCAAACAATAGGATTAGGGAGGTTTATTAAAGCGTGATATGTAATGAATTCCAAAGAGATTAAATAGAATTTTAGAACTTGCAGAGGTAGAAACAATACCTTTCCAGAATTTATCTTAGAGTACCAGAGCTTTGTGAAAAGAATTAGACCATCCAGAGAGTAGATTTTGAGATGGTTAACATGAAGCTGAGTAAAGAAGGATGATTTGAGAAGATCGTAGGTGAATAAATAACCTGTAAAGGTCTTGAAGAGATAGTTATAGTCTTCCTTATCCCCAGGAAGCTTGCTGTGTAGATATTTAGACAGTTACAGCCAGATTGTTGAAACTGAGAGTTACGATAGTTTTCCATGTGATTCATTTTCATAGTGACTTGATGACTTGTTTCAAAGATTTTAGAGATTGATATTTTGCGAATTTCTCTGTGATTTTGAGTCTTGTGAAGATTACTGTGATTGTGAATCCTGTAAAGATTACTGTGATGATTGATGATAAGAGATTCCTGATTGGATTCCATGAGAAACAACGAAAAGAAAGAAAGGGTTGAGAGATTGAGCACTGAGAGTGATGAGGAATTCAGTGTTTAGGGTATTGGGGGGATTCATGGGATTAGATTTTTGATCCGCCCAGATTTTTGAGCCGACCGATCAGAAACCTGTGGAAACTAGCCGTTGAGGGACTACTAGACAAGAGCAACGGGCAAAAGCGAGGACGACCGGGAAGAAATCaggtgagagggagagagaaGGAGTCGTACAATGAGAGAGTCCATCTTGTTAGCTCATTAAATCACTTAACCACAAATCTTTATTCGATCCAAGAAATCAGATGAGAGGGAGAGAGAAGGAGTCGTACAAGACCACTTGAaggaatatttttttcttctataaaaataaaataaaataaaatccgttGCTCATTTTTTAAAATACCGGCAGAATATTGAGTTGGCAGACCGAGTAGGAGCTTGTGTTTCTATTCATTTTAACCCGTCCCGTTACACCTGCAGATGTCCCAGCGTcaaagattttagattttttagagtGGTAGTCTGAGAGAGCGAAAGAAAGATTGATAGAATGAGTTAATTATATACAAGGGTTTGAACGAATCTTAACAACAAGGTTGTAACGTAGCCTTGGAATGTTAGCATAGAATGGTTTTCGTTTTctatttttccctttgttgattaTAGCTTCAAAGTTCAAACACATATCATTATGGTGTTACCCATGAAAATACTTATCAAAACAAAAAATCTAGAGTGAGAAGTTTTTGTTGTGTAATTTCGGTGTTTTAGTGATAGGGACAACACAAAACAAATAAGACTCTTATGGAATATGTTTATTAAAGAGGAATATGAGAACAGCGAGATCAACAGCTACAAGCCTGTAACGTACATAGCAAGAGTTTTGTCTTCCTTTTTCTGTAAAATCAGCTTTAATTTTGGATGGAAGCCCAAAATGGCAAATCTCATCTCAAGAGACAAAATTCACAGCAAAACTGTAAAGAAAAGCAGCACAAATGAAAAGTTTGAATCTCCAAAAATTATTGTTGACTGGACCAGACCAACCCACCATTGTGAATCCATGACTTACTATTTTCAACATCCAGCAGATAGAAGATTTGAATGCCTTTGCAAGGCTCATTAACACTAAAGCATAGAAGAAATTCCCTAATGACCATGGACTTCTAAATATTGTGATTAACTAGAACATAGGGGAAAAGTCAGATTTCATTTCAAAACAGTACATGTATATTATGAAACATGTGATCGAGGAACTGGACGATATACCGGTACAAATTGCATTACAAAATTTTGTCCAAAGGTGCTTAGTGCTTATTGTACCGAAAGAAAAGTAATTCTTCAAGGTCGTAAATACACATTTGAGTAAGGCTCTAATGACAAAGGATGGTGCTGCACGAGTAGTAACAATTGTTCCGGTGAGGAAATATGATAGAGCCGCATGGGGTTTGATTATATTCCTTAGCTTAATGCACTCTCCTCCTAAAGCTACCTACATAGTTTTATACATGACATCCCCACTATTGTATTGTGCgatcaatgtagttaatatcggatatcggtttatcACGAccaggaccgatacactggtacgattttatatcggggatattatcgttcaaatatcggtataatatcggttccaaatttagagactataattttatagctaccatcaattttatcaaaaaacacaagagtaacttcaataactttaaagttcactacctaaaatgataaataaacaagttccaactagaaacaggagagtaacttcaacaacttaaaagtttactgcctaaaatggtaattaaacaagttaaaagttcaaaccaaaaacaagagagtaacttcaacaactttaaagtttactacctaAAACGGTAATTAAACAAGTATATTACagtcttattcaaaatcatacgagccactattgatatcatcatcttcagcaactccattagctccaTCAAGTAGTCCATAATCTGTATCTAGCATCAATTGatcagtatcatatccatcatactcagagtcggttgggtaagtagacttatttcgagagctacatgcacctctactaccaactGGTCGACTTTCTTCACCAATaatatcttgcaaatcatccaaagttacATTATCACCTTCTACCGCCAAGTCTTCCAAGTTCTGTGGATAcaaccattcatcattttcatcatgctcATCAAGAAAAATAGGATCACAAAATATCCctgatatatcggccgatacggctaaTATCGGACGATATTATCGCCAAGATATCGTATCGCCGATACAATGCTTATCCTACCGCTCCAAGACCGATAtctgaaatatccccgatatatcggccgatattgactacactggTGTAGATCCGGTATTAAATGGATCGTGAGAAGAAAGTAGCATTGCTCACCCATCTTAGCATCCTTTAGATACCTTCTTACTTTGGCCATATTCACATCAATGATTCTGGAATGTATTATTAGTGGATTAAGATAAACGTGTCAAGTGACAAAAGCAGGAGCACCTGATTGATCCTACTATTACATACACACAAGACTAATATCATTTGCCCCTCTCTTCCTCTATAAATATAAATATCCCAACCCCATTCTCTAATTTCTTTCTACATTGATTCATACAACCAAAAAAAGAAGGGAAAGTTTCTGAATCTCCACCCACCACTATAATGGCTCTCAAAATCAACATCTTCAGGCAATTAGGTATTATACTATCTATATTTTGCAattaaatcttttattttctgataATTAAGTAACGTTTTCCAATATGAATTTTGTATGGTTATTTACTTGTGTTTGATTCTGCAGCTATGAAAGCTGGAACCCCTGGAAAATATTATATCAATCCATCTCCGAAACTGATGAGTAGAGCATCTCAATGGAGGGTTGTAGAGCATGAAGATGGTATTGAGACGATATTCAACAAGGGTGCTTTTAATGATGTTACTATCTTTATGAAAAGATACTATAACCAGGATATTGGCGATTGTGAAAACAAGGATGACGATTACAGTTACATAGTGAATAATGATTATCTTAATCATAGGGAAGCCAAGGCTGAGAAGAAAGACGGAAATCCAGTATTTTACTTTCCTAAAATCAAGAGTGAAGATAATAATAAGAAGAGTTGATGTTGTTGGAGTTCTTCAGGCTGAGTAGTGgtactagtactagtagttagaGAAATGGAATGGTGGGTTACTGCTGGTTTTTATGAAAATTTCTTTctagtcttttttttcttcatggttTTAGTTTCTAGAGGTGTTTTGAGAGTTGAGATTGGTATTTTGAAGATCATTAGTGGGTTTAATGAGAATCATATAACTTAtgtaatccttcttctattgtgaaaaaaAATGTCTCATGGATTAATTAGTACTGTTGATTTTGTGTTAtggttttccttttattttcgctAAACACTGAAATTACCAAAGATCTCTTGATTGAGAAGTTTTGTTGTTGTGTGTTTTAGTGATAGGGGAAAAAGCGAGATAAATTCTTTGTTTTAGTCACAAAAAGAAAAGAGTAAATGGTTTCGTACGCCCATGAAATACAGAGATCAGCCATAATCTGTAGACAGTAGAGTAGAGTAGAGTAAAGGTTTTTTTTTCCCCAGTGCAATGGTAAATTTTAAAGAGATAAAGGTCatagcaagtcttatggtggaatccatccatgtTCCATCTTCTATGCCACCTGAGCACTTGGAACTGTTGATGGAAGCGCAAGTCTAATGGTGGAACACAGAGAACGCAAATAAGAATAGCGTAAAACGCGAATAATAATAGCGCCAGGAAAACGCTATTAATAATAGCGCTAGACTTTAGTCAACGGTCAAAACGCCAATCTTAATAGCGTCAAACGTTAATCTTATTAGCGCCAAACGCAATTGTTAATAGCGTTAAGCGCTAATCTTATTAATGTTTTTTCGTTTATATATCCAGTAACACCATcgaccccttcttcttcttcctcagttCATCTTctagtgaaaaaaaaaagaaaaaccaaacctAAAACCCCCTTGTTTAATTCTCAGAGAATAGTTCAAATTAATGAAATTGCTTCAAAGGGTTTGTTCCCTGCTTCATAAGGAATCAGAGCATACTTAAATTtctcaatttgattgagaatcCAAAGAGAGGTTAGTTGAATTATAATTTGAATTTATTTTATGGTTTGATGAAATGTTAGGGCTTTAGATGATATTATTGTTCATTGTATGCATGATACTCGATTGTATGATGAATGATAACAATTTTGATTCACAATGACGAATTTgacatgtaatttagggttttagatgatgaatattgtgttatttagggttttagatgatgaaCATTGTGAAATTGCCATGAGATAATGAATTAACATGTGTTAGTTACATTATGTAAACAATTTAAGTGCATTGTGTGactatatttattttaatttgatGATCTTTTATAGATTGTGGATATGGATGTGTTAATGATCTTGAGTTCAAAAGAACCGGATGagaaacatatttatacaagtataGACTCACTTGATACACAACATGATATCACGTTTAGAAGTAATCTAGAAGACCTTGAGGATTTATATGACCGTGTGGTGGTTCATGAAAGTGCTAGTCAAGTTCTTCAAAATTCCGTCCTTGCTAGATTTTTTGAAATTAGAATTAAGAGATTTGATCAACAACTAGCTTATGCAATCATAGAGAGGTGGTGGTATAGTACCAATTCGTTTCATTTCCCAAACTTTGAAATTGGTTTCAcccctttagattttgttcactTAACTGGAATTCCTATTGGAAATGGTCGTAGAAGATTGGAACACGCCGCTACAAGTAAATGGAAAAGTAGAGAAATCCAACAACTAGAGGATACCTACTTTGGACCTTTGCATGGGTATGCAAAGTACAACAAGAACTCACCTGAATTTCCTATTAGTTGCCTCGAAAAATATATCAAGGACAATCCaattaatgatgaaaattgggaGATTGTGACTCGATACTTCttattatgggtgatttcaaaatttttattGGCACGTACCACTACAAGAGCAAGCAAAGGTTGGatcgcttccttgcgtgatttgaaTGCGATTGGtaattatgattggggttcgaCTTGTTTTAGTCACTTGTATAGTAGCATGAGTGCGGTTGCTAGAGGTGGAAAAAACATGTGTGGATTGGCGATGGTTTTAGAATATTGGTTTTACATATATTTTCGTACTTTGACTCCTTTTCTCCAAGAAGGTGTACCGAATGATGTATGGCATGTAATTATTATATTTAAGAAAGATAGTCTAGTGAAGTTGCAAAGGGGTACTTCCAAACACTCTCTTAATACAACTCGCCAACAAATTGAGTTGAGGACAATTGTTGGAACGGAATGGAAACCATGGTCTACTAGTATGTATAGAGATCATCCTGATATAGTGCATGCTCGTGAAATCTCCAATCAAAGAGTGGCTTTCTATAATCCGGAAAGCGATACTAGTATCATGTATCTTGGTGAACGGGTTTTAAGGCAAACAAAGGGATTTATAACAATTCCAATAAGTCCACGTGAACGTTTGGAAGACCTTGCTACCCCCCATGATCCTATTGATGTGGTTGAAGGACGAGACTATAAGCATGTTGATGAGAGCATGTATCTGTGGTGGTGGAAGCAATAATCTATTGGATTTTTGCTCCCAGAAATATATCGTCAAGAAAACAGAGATGAAGTTGGAGCTGCAAGCACTCAAGATCCGACATTTCTAGTAAATCAGGTCCCCCCAATATATCCATCACGATATAAGTATGACAACGTCTCACAAGCTTCACCTGAATTTCCAAGAGTTTCTTTCTGTGCCGTACGTTCAGACAGTGAAGGAAACCGTGTTGAAATGCCTTTGCAAGCACCCGATCCTCCTCCATTCACGTATGATACTAATTGGGGAACAAGGGTTAGTAATTTTTGATTTTAACtccttcaattattttttttgccaCATTATTATGATTTTCTTTACACATTAGaagttccttcatatattttctaTCTTGGTGTTTCTTTTCAGGAGCAAAGGAAAGATTTAGCGCATAGGTTGGCTACGTTAAATCTTACAAAGGACGAGTATTGGTTTGAAATAGATCGTGCACGTGCTCTTGGGGAAGGATCGACGTCAACCCAATCATGTTATGATCTTGGAGACAACTCTCAATGGTCAAGCCGTAAAAGACCATCCACAAGTAAATAAGATGATGCACATGGTCATTATGTTCCACAAGATGAAGTAGTTCAAGAGTCACAATTAACTCAAGTCTTGAATAGTGGTGGGGTTGGTTTAAGTGAAGACGAAATTGCAAGGATGTTAGGATTAAGTTTTGGGGGAACATAGATGTGTTTTCTTTAATGAATGTGTATGAAACTTGGATGTCTTTTCTTTTGTATAAAACTTGGATGTCTTTTCTTTAATGAATGTATGCATGAATGTCTTCTCTTTTGTATAGATTCAAAAATCTTGGAATGCTTACATTATTTGAGTTTTGTTTATAGGTGCAATATGTACGATGAAAATCCGCTAAGGAGGTATGTACTAATGACGTATAGTATCGATCTTAGCATTGGTGATGATAGCGAGGAGAGAGAAATTGTGTTGTACCAGTATATGACTCAAAGAATGCATAGGCTCTTCCAACCGGTGCCTCAATAAGTATTGACGCGACAAATGGTGGACAGGCAACGAGAGGATGGAGATGTAAGGATGATGCATGACTACTTTGGACCTAACTGTACTTGGATCCCTAAGAAGTTCCACCAACGTTTGGGTATGTATCGACCTATTTTCTTACGTATTCTAAGTGAAATAGTTGTTGCGGATCCTGCTTTTGATTTCCAAGTTGATTGCACCGGAAAACTTGGCCACTCCCCACATGAAGATGTATGCCGTAATGAAATGTTTGTGTAAAGGCATAGCCTCTGATAGCACAGATGATTATGTCCGTATGGGAGCGTCGACCGTCTATATGTATGTGAAGAGGTTTATTAGGGTAATTGTTCGGCACTTTGGTCCAAGGTATATGCGACTTCCTACAAGAGAAGACACGGGAAGATTATTGGCAGAAAATACAGCTAGAGGGTTTCCTGGAATGCTTGGAAGTATTGATTGTATGCATTTTCAGTGGAAGAATTGTCCAACATCATGGGCAGGTACGTTCCGTGGACATGAGAAAAAACCTACCATCATCTTAGAAGCTGTGGCATCATA comes from Papaver somniferum cultivar HN1 chromosome 7, ASM357369v1, whole genome shotgun sequence and encodes:
- the LOC113293556 gene encoding uncharacterized protein LOC113293556, with product MALKINIFRQLAMKAGTPGKYYINPSPKLMSRASQWRVVEHEDGIETIFNKGAFNDVTIFMKRYYNQDIGDCENKDDDYSYIVNNDYLNHREAKAEKKDGNPVFYFPKIKSEDNNKKS